TCCTGTTCCAGAAAACGCTATGTTTTCTGCACTTACTTCTACTTCGAGTTGTGTGAAATCGATGCCATGTGGTGAATAGAAAGTGTCACCGGGTACATATAAAGCGGAAGAAGCATTGTCGGCTACAGTATCCACCAAGGTGATTTTCCAATCGGCTATAGCTGAATCGACAATCTCTACAACTGGGAAAAAGTAATCAATGGCCGACTTGAGTTCTGATAGTGTGATATCAGCTTCTTCAATGTCACGATTGAAAACAAAACCGATTTCACCTTCTGCTTTTGGCGCGATCATTGAGTGTCGATCTAGAGTTTGGTCTTTACGAATTTCCATATCGGAAAATAGTAAGCCAAAGTCTGGTTCATTGACGTTGAGTTGTTGTTGGACTGCTTCGGATGTCAGTCCTACTTTATAACCAATGATTCGCCCTCCATCCTCAACACGTTTATCACCAACGAGGGTTTGAATTGCATAAGCATCTTCCACCGTTAAACCTTCATATCGTTGACTGATCGGTGCAATAGGCTGACAAGTCCTGCGGGCTTGAATGAGTTCTTCTGCAATAGTACTTAGGTCATTAGACATAGCTTTTCTCCTCAGACAGCCTTAGCAAGTTGAGTTAGCAGGGTGTTTGCATTGCTTATCGCAGAGTTGAACTC
This genomic stretch from Marinomonas primoryensis harbors:
- a CDS encoding 2-keto-4-pentenoate hydratase produces the protein MSNDLSTIAEELIQARRTCQPIAPISQRYEGLTVEDAYAIQTLVGDKRVEDGGRIIGYKVGLTSEAVQQQLNVNEPDFGLLFSDMEIRKDQTLDRHSMIAPKAEGEIGFVFNRDIEEADITLSELKSAIDYFFPVVEIVDSAIADWKITLVDTVADNASSALYVPGDTFYSPHGIDFTQLEVEVSAENIAFSGTGAACLGNPLYATLWLVRKMVSLGRPIRRGQVVLSGALAPMVTLNAGQTVEFHFKGLETIQVITK